A stretch of DNA from candidate division KSB1 bacterium:
GAAGGCAAATGGAACAGAAAAAGGATATTGGTAACGTAAGCGGAAAACTCGAAGGAAAAGGGTTGTTGGATTTAGTGGAAGATTTATCCGCACAACGTTTTAGTGGAATCCTTAATCTCACAAATAACTTTAAGAAGAATGGTCAAATATTTTTTGTAGAAGGTCAAGTGGTCAATTCTACTCTTAACGGCTTTCATGGAGAAAAAGCTGTTTACCAGATGGTTTCATGGACTAAAGGAGAATACACAATTATTACCCAGGATGTTGATGTGGAAAAGACCATAACAATAGGAAATATTGATTTAACTCTTCAGTCAAAAAAACGAATAGAAAAACGACGGAAACTTCTACTTGAACTTCCTTCATCGGACACCATATTCAAACTTAGTAATACTTTTGTAACGCTTATAGAAGATCGGGAAATGCCAGTTGATATCATTCAATTTATTGAACTTTTAGATGGTAAAAGATCAGTGGATAAAATAATGAATGACAGTAAACTTGATGACCTGGTTGCCATTGAAAGAATTGTAAAAATGTATGAACAGGGATTTCTAACCGAGGTAGAAAAACCGCGGCAAGAGATTACTGTTGAAGAAGAAACGACAACTAAGAAAGAACCCATATTTTTGCAGAAGGAGTTCGAGGTTTTCCAAAAACGAGTACTTGGATCGGATAATGGCAGCAAACGGTTGTTAGCAATTATAGGAACTGCTTCAAGTGGGAAAAGTGAGCTTATACAAACCCTTGCCTGTAGTGACTATCAAGAAAAAACCATGAAAAGCATTTTCCCAAACCCTGTTGAAATAGGCAAATTTCTTGCTGCTGATGATTTGGAGCTTACTTTGCTGGGAGTTCCGGTTGAAAAGCAATTAGGTATTTTCCTGGATTCATTTGAGGAAAATATCCTGGGTTATATTATTATCATTAACGCAATTGAACCCGAATCCTTTAGTTACCTGGGTTATTTGTTAAAAACATTCCGCAGTCAATATCAATTACCTTATGCGATAGCTATTACTAACCTGAGACATCCACAAGCAATAGGAATTGAAACATTGGCTCAGGAATTGTATTTGGAAGATTTTGAAGAATTGGTTCCTTGTAATCCTTCTGATTCTGATAATGTGAAAATGGTATTTCTTAGTATGTATTCTCCTTTTAGTAATCGAGGCAAATTAAATTCACAAACAAATATTAGTCATTTTAATTAAAGGTTTATTATGCCACTAAATGTCCTTTTGGTGGATAATCGCCAAGATATAATTGATGAATTTAAATCTGCTAATTGGGGCGAGAATTATTCAATTCATGTCATAAACTCACAGGCAATGGCT
This window harbors:
- a CDS encoding response regulator encodes the protein MNKKTILVIDDKPKNIEILVGGLINSHFQVVTSDSGFDGLQKAHHICPDLILIDAQVSDLNGHEFLSKIKEDSTVSDIPVLLLTTNSDIEEKINAFENGAKDYIIKPLHVSEIVAKAKMILSRLDRRQMEQKKDIGNVSGKLEGKGLLDLVEDLSAQRFSGILNLTNNFKKNGQIFFVEGQVVNSTLNGFHGEKAVYQMVSWTKGEYTIITQDVDVEKTITIGNIDLTLQSKKRIEKRRKLLLELPSSDTIFKLSNTFVTLIEDREMPVDIIQFIELLDGKRSVDKIMNDSKLDDLVAIERIVKMYEQGFLTEVEKPRQEITVEEETTTKKEPIFLQKEFEVFQKRVLGSDNGSKRLLAIIGTASSGKSELIQTLACSDYQEKTMKSIFPNPVEIGKFLAADDLELTLLGVPVEKQLGIFLDSFEENILGYIIIINAIEPESFSYLGYLLKTFRSQYQLPYAIAITNLRHPQAIGIETLAQELYLEDFEELVPCNPSDSDNVKMVFLSMYSPFSNRGKLNSQTNISHFN